One genomic window of Chanos chanos chromosome 13, fChaCha1.1, whole genome shotgun sequence includes the following:
- the tsen54 gene encoding tRNA-splicing endonuclease subunit Sen54: protein MGFSDRGKQCLLPEEALYLMECGNLQVLYRDLPLSIQEGYELFLTLETVSLQQYQVFSHLKRLGYVLTRFDRSTVPTQYERQLNLTHCRDKQGKHLKRKRSQSPTARYPNSAITPSTHTTPHFHRPRTETPSQGEAMESSSNSGGTPGRSWWIREGDDPQPTGTQNPDPRWDFMTISFPDLGSRRTRCESLASPEPSLLPGALRVGSCDVGAWLGKLNLKQERLSRRERERQRYRDRYKRDVNNDPEVRRCRNWAEYAELLERRRSQRRRERPANLWEGSVTPLTQPGECLSHGELLERISVVEPSHLFDAASRLASSDEWSICFNVYQPDTVAEFKKSDPGRPYTRLCICSFDGPVPELHAIKQLSLQSGDVPVTFAVVDHGDVSFYCFKDFQLPVDVVS, encoded by the exons ATGGGGTTCTCTGATCGTGGGAAGCAGTGCTTGCTGCCTGAGGAGGCTCTTTACTTAATGGAATGT GGCAACCTGCAGGTGTTGTATCGTGACCTTCCTCTGTCCATACAGGAGGGTTATGAGCTGTTTCTCACCCTGGAAACAGTGAGTCTCCAGCAGTATCAG GTGTTTAGCCATTTGAAGAGACTGGGTTATGTGCTGACCAGATTTGATCGCAG tACTGTGCCCACCCAGTATGAGAGACAGCTGAATTTAACCCATTGTCGTGACAAACAGGGCAAGCACCTAAAGAGGAAACGCAGTCAGAGCCCCACCGCAAGGTATCCAAACTCTGCCATTACACCATCCACTCACACCACACCCCACTTTCACAGG CCCAGAACAGAGACTCCATCCCAGGGGGAGGCCATGGAGTCCAGTTCCAATTCGGGCGGCACTCCGGGCAGGAGTTGGTGGATTCGGGAAGGCGACGATCCCCAGCCAACTGGCACACAGAATCCAGACCCTCGCTGGGACTTCATGACCATCTCTTTCCCAGATTTAGGCTCCAGGAGGACAAGGTGTGAATCTCTTGCCTCTCCTGAGCCTTCCTTGTTACCTGGGGCTCTGAGGGTTGGGAGCTGTGATGTAGGTGCCTGGTTAGGAAAGCTGAACCTGAAACAGGAGAGGCTGTCacgaagggagagagagagacagagatacagggATCGCTACAAGCGCGACGTCAACAATGACCCCGAAGTACGACGCTGCAGAAACTGGGCGGAGTATGCAGAACTgctggagaggaggaggagccaaCGGAGGCGGGAGAGACCAGCCAACCTATGGGAAGGCAGCGTCACGCCCCTTACTCAGCCGGGGGAGTGCCTCTCACATG GAGAACTTCTCGAGAGGATTAGTGTGGTGGAACCCTCTCATCTGTTTGATGCAGCTtctag GTTAGCCAGCTCAGATGAGTGGAGCATCTGTTTCAATGTTTACCAACCTGACACGGTTGCAGAGTTTAAGAAAAGTGATCCAGGAAGGCCGTACACACGCTTGTGCATTTGCAG CTTTGATGGGCCAGTGCCTGAACTGCATGCTATAAAGCAGCTGTCGCTCCAAAGTGGAGACGTCCCTGTCACATTTGCCGTGGTGGATCATGGGGATGTTTCCTTCTACTGCTTTAAGGACTTCCAGTTGCCTGTTGATGTGGTCAGTTGA
- the LOC115825997 gene encoding 5-hydroxytryptamine receptor 3A, with amino-acid sequence MELSGYIPPIQGLKDTYKFQRHAHSYLLKSEYQELVGGGVHFDWLSTSEILWNQHHHRDLTQTVLVMRFLQLLAVLGVLGNACAQNGCGYGDLQERLGLGSTNVTLTSARPVRNWWTPTYVYVDLYLLAITDVNEKAQSFSSQIAVGLGWTNEFVSWDPKKFCGLSFMTVPRDKLWIPDTIIRESIKTEASMSTEPYIRLYASGIVSTEELYTTTSSCKMDLEKFPFDTQECTLTITTLMHDMYEVHIMPYSNASVLTINSRRNFQTQGEWELISIKNVNETESSHLTYTITIKRRPSLYVLIFFLPIFCFLVLDVASFFMTESTGEKLSFKVTLLLAISVLLLILHDILPSTADSVPLIGIYCSVIFVLTGLSILETILIGFLISRDKQADEDNWTSSKPREDMTNGTEFNQEGDTDRDGDALKSGASGGEQSSSISLLQQILNELQNADQRSSHADAEWKKGRPRRWRRVARIIDITFFIVYVISIVVFLLLISMSWFNVVLD; translated from the exons ATGGAACTCTCAGGA TATATTCCACCTATACAAGGTCTAAAGGACACCTATAAGTTCCAGAGACACGCCCACTCTTACCTATTGAAGAGTGAATATCAGGAGCTAGTAGGAGGTGGTGTCCACTTTGACTGGTTGAGTACCAGTGAAATCCTGTGGAACCAGCATCACCACAGGgatctcacacagacagtgctaGTCATGAGGTTCCTTCAGCTCCTGGCTGTTCTTGGTGTGCTGG GCAATGCATGTGCTCAAAATGGTTGCGGCTACGGAGATCTTCAGGAGCGCCTGGGCCTTGGTAGCACCAATGTGACACTGACATCAGCAAGACCTGTGAGGAACTGGTGGACACCAACATATGTCTATGTTGACCTCTACCTGCTAGCCATTACAGATGTG AATGAAAAGGCCCAGAGCTTCTCTTCCCAGATTGCAGTTGGACtg GGTTGGACCAATGAGTTTGTCTCTTGGGACCCAAAAAAATTTTGTGGATTAAGTTTCATGACCGTACCCAGAGATAAGCTTTGGATTCCAGATACTATCATCAGAGAATC cattaaaacagaGGCCTCAATGAGCACTGAACCATATATTCGCTTATATGCCAGTGGTATAGTGAGTACAGAAGAGCTCTACACCACAACCAGCTCCTGTAAGATGGATCTTGAGAAATTCCCCTTTGACACACAGGAATGCACTCTGACCATCACAACCTTAATGCATGATA TGTATGAGGTGCATATCATGCCATACTCCAACGCCTCGGTCCTCACGATCAATTCCCGCAGAAACTTCCAGACTCAAGGAGAATGGGAACTGATCAGTATCAAGAACGTCAATGAGACAGAGTCCAGTCACCTGACGTATACG ATCACCATAAAGAGGAGGCCCTCGTTGTAtgttctcatcttttttttgcCGATCTTCTGCTTTCTGGTCTTGGATGTTGCGTCCTTTTTCATGACCGAGTCCACCGGAGAAAAACTGAGCTTTAAAGTGACGCTGCTTCTGGCCATTTCGGTCTTGCTGCTCATTCTACATGATATATTACCCTCCACAGCAGACAGTGTGCCTCTCATAG GTATCTATTGCAGTGTAATATTCGTCCTTACAGGTCTAAGCATTCTGGAGACAATCCTGATAGGTTTTCTGATATCCAGAGACAAACAAGCTGACGAGGACAACTGGACTTCCTCAAAACCACGAGAGGACATGACAAATGGAACAGAATTCAACCAAG AGGGTGATACAGACCGGGACGGCGACGCCTTGAAGTCTGGAGCTAGCGGAGGAGAACAGTCATCCAGCATCTCCCTGCTACAACAGATCCTCAATGAGCTTCAGAATGCTGATCAGAGGAGTAGCCATGCTGATGCGGAATGGAAAAAGGGGAGGCCACGCCGGTGGCGTCGAGTGGCCAGAATTATTGACATTACCTTCTTTATCGTTTATGTAATCAGCATTGTAGTGTTTCTGCTGCTGATAAGCATGTCTTGGTTTAACGTAGTTCTAGATTAA
- the mif4gdb gene encoding MIF4G domain-containing protein B isoform X2, translating to MENSTKEDYKIQSFDKETQELLKKALKDPGAVDLEKVCKIIVDQSLKDPVFSKEAGRMCYTIVQAEAKLNNGSMFRRNLLNRLQQEFKDREETRKRSIQEWVCYVTFICNIFDYLKVNNMPMMALVHPVYDCLFQLAQPDSLKNEEEVDCLVLQLHRIGDQLEKMNTQRMNELFYLLRDGFLLQEGLSSMGRLLLLEILEFRAGGWTLSDTAQKYYYSEVTD from the exons ATGGAGAACTCTACCAAAGAGGATTATAAAATCCAGTCCTTTGACAAGGAGACACAAGAGCTACTGAAAAAGGCCCTTAAAG ATCCTGGGGCAGTGGACTTGGAAAAAGTGTGCAAAATTATTGTAGATCAGTCGCTGAAGGATCCAGTGTTCAGTAAAGAGGCTGGACGCATGTGCTATACGATTGTCCAG GCTGAAGCCAAGCTGAACAATGGCAGCATGTTTCGCAGGAACCTCCTAAACCGTCTGCAGCAGGAGTTCAAAGATCGCGAAGAGACACGCAAACGGTCCATTCAGGAATGGGTGTGCTATGTTACCTTCATCTGCAACATCTTTGACTACCTTAAG GTAAACAACATGCCAATGATGGCCCTGGTGCATCCGGTGTATGACTGTCTCTTCCAATTGGCCCAGCCAGACTCTCTGAAGAACGAGGAGGAG GTGGATTGCTTGGTGCTTCAGCTGCATCGCATTGGAGACCAGCTGGAGAAGATGAACACACAGCGGATGAACGAGCTGTTCTACCTGTTACGAGACGGCTTCCTGCTGCAGGAAGGCCTCAGCTCGATGGGCAGACTGCTTCTCCTGGAGATCCTGGAGTTCCGAGCAGGAGGATGGACGCTCAGTGACACGGCACAAAAATACTACTACAGCGAGGTGACTGACTAA
- the mif4gdb gene encoding MIF4G domain-containing protein B isoform X1, whose protein sequence is MENSTKEDYKIQSFDKETQELLKKALKDPGAVDLEKVCKIIVDQSLKDPVFSKEAGRMCYTIVQVNNMPMMALVHPVYDCLFQLAQPDSLKNEEEVDCLVLQLHRIGDQLEKMNTQRMNELFYLLRDGFLLQEGLSSMGRLLLLEILEFRAGGWTLSDTAQKYYYSEVTD, encoded by the exons ATGGAGAACTCTACCAAAGAGGATTATAAAATCCAGTCCTTTGACAAGGAGACACAAGAGCTACTGAAAAAGGCCCTTAAAG ATCCTGGGGCAGTGGACTTGGAAAAAGTGTGCAAAATTATTGTAGATCAGTCGCTGAAGGATCCAGTGTTCAGTAAAGAGGCTGGACGCATGTGCTATACGATTGTCCAG GTAAACAACATGCCAATGATGGCCCTGGTGCATCCGGTGTATGACTGTCTCTTCCAATTGGCCCAGCCAGACTCTCTGAAGAACGAGGAGGAG GTGGATTGCTTGGTGCTTCAGCTGCATCGCATTGGAGACCAGCTGGAGAAGATGAACACACAGCGGATGAACGAGCTGTTCTACCTGTTACGAGACGGCTTCCTGCTGCAGGAAGGCCTCAGCTCGATGGGCAGACTGCTTCTCCTGGAGATCCTGGAGTTCCGAGCAGGAGGATGGACGCTCAGTGACACGGCACAAAAATACTACTACAGCGAGGTGACTGACTAA
- the mrps7 gene encoding small ribosomal subunit protein uS7m — protein sequence MAASITNLLKPWTPRLCLVRWSRYNPYYLEPETRKEAYGVPDTELTEEQKEERELKAVRPIKAALSSATSSSFNDPVISKFINMMMKDGNKVLARGIMNQTLETIKRKQVEKFHKAPQAKKEEIECNPYAIFHQALENCKPVIGLASIQRGGKYYQVPIPLTDNRRRFLAMKWLITECQENKHRRTHMYEKLSQELLAAFSNEGNVVKRKHDLHKMAEANRAYAHYRWW from the exons ATGGCAGCCTCTATAACAAATTTACTAAAACCCTGGACACCGAG ACTGTGTTTGGTGCGATGGAGCAGGTATAACCCTTACTACCTGGAACCAGAGACTCGAAAAGAGGCGTACGGCGTACCAGACACGGAGCTTACGGAAGAGCAAAAGGAGGAACGCGAACTGAAAGCAGTCAGACCCATTAAAGCAGCGCTTTCTAGCGCAACCAGTTCTTCATTCAATGACCCGGTGATAAG taAGTTCATCAATATGATGATGAAAGATGGCAACAAAGTCCTTGCCAGAGGAATCATGAATCAG ACACTGGAGACAATTAAGAGGAAACAGGTGGAGAAATTTCACAAGGCTCCCCAGGCTAAAAAGGAAGAAATTGAGTGTAATCCTTATGCTATTTTCCATCAAGCTCTGGAGAACTGTAAACCAGTCATTGGCCTGGCCAGCATCCAAAGAGGGGGCAAATACTATCAG GTGCCCATTCCCCTCACGGATAACCGCAGACGCTTCCTTGCCATGAAATGGCTAATCACGGAATGCCAAGAAAACAAGCACCgccgcacacacatgtacgagAAACTCTCCCAGGAGCTGCTGGCTGCCTTCAGCAACGAGGGCAACGTAGTGAAGAGAAAGCATGACCTTCACAAGATGGCTGAAGCCAACAGAGCTTACGCACACTACCGCTGGTGGTAA
- the gga3b gene encoding ADP-ribosylation factor-binding protein GGA3 — translation MAYQEGESLESWLNKATHPTNRQEDWEYIIGFCDQINKELEGPQIAVRLLVHKIHSPQEWEAMQALTVLEACMKNCGRRFHNEVAKYRFLNELIKVVSPKYMGDSVSEKVKTKIIEMLYSWTVAFPNEAKISDAYQTLRRQGLITADPELPVDKTLIPSPPTRPKNPVFDNEDMGKLLAELLRSKNPEDLQEANRLIKNMVKEDDARMQKLTKRANTLEEVNNNVKLLSEMLSHYDRDRSSDADRELMKELYDRCDKLRRTAYKLATETEDNDMSLGDILQANDDLSRVISSYKRIVEGQTDNGESEDPRTAAGNAGSETTGTLIDLAGLDEPSPPQNVLPPQVSSDPSANALSSSIPVLPPPPRRLAGGHVSQTSSPSHQGTAQSTALSLLDDELLSLGLNDPPSVPNRPKLDELSSQWTSLQAPEPAVSLFGAASAPAPVFPPVQTSTNLTTASTHGLQDLSMLDFGGLRSAPGQASCSFGISTAAGSMPPSLAGVSGPSTNPFLQRGVAPGSPALSHTKAQTASSMPGSPLFCSLSPMHSSLQSSPARVPDTSLANVHVPLDAIKPSKVLPVTAYDKDGVRVLLHFATECPPGRPDVLVIVVSMLNTAPLPVQNVVLQAAVPKSMKVKLQPPSGTELAAFNPILPPASITQVMLLANPLKEKVRLRYKLMFLLGEKQYSEVGEVDQFPPAERWGNL, via the exons ATGGCGTACCAGGAAGGAGAATCGCTTGAATCTTGGCTAA ATAAGGCCACACACCCAACCAACAGACAGGAGGACTGGGAATACATAATTGGATTTTGTGACCAGATCAATAAAGAATTAGAAGG TCCACAGATTGCTGTAAGATTGCTGGTTCACAAAATACACTCCCCCCAAGAATGGGAGGCAATGCAAGCATTAACA gttttAGAAGCATGCATGAAAAACTGTGGGAGAAGATTTCATAATGAAGTAGCAAAGTATAGGTTTTTGAATGAATTGATCAAAGTGGTTTCACCCAAG tatatgGGAGACAGCGTCTCAGAGAAGGTGAAAACAAAGATTATCGAGATGTTGTACAGCTGGACGGTCGCTTTTCCGAATGAGGCCAAAATAAGCGACGCTTATCAAACGCTGCGGAGACAAG GGCTTATCACCGCCGACCCTGAGCTCCCTGTAGATAAGACACTGATACCATCCCCTCCCACACGCCCCAAGAACCCAGTGTTTGACAATGAAGACATGGGGAAG TTGTTGGCAGAGCTTCTGAGAAGCAAAAACCCAGAGGACCTGCAGGAAGCTAACCGACTCATAAAAAACATGGTGAAGGAG GATGATGCACGGATGCAGAAGCTGACCAAACGGGCGAACACGTTGGAGGAAGTGAATAATAACGTGAAGCTTCTTAGCGAAATGTTGTCTCACTATGACAGAGACAGATCCTCAGACGCTGACAGGGAACTCATGAAG GAGCTCTACGATCGTTGTGATAAGTTGAGACGCACTGCTTACAAACTAGCCACAGAAACGGAGGACAATGATATGAGTctag GTGACATTCTGCAGGCAAACGATGATCTCTCCAGAGTCATCAGTTCTTATAAGAGGATAGTCGAAGGGCAGACAGACAACGGGGAGAGTGAAGATCCCAGAACAGCAGCTG GGAACGCAGGCAGTGAAACAACGGGGACATTGATTGATCTGGCTGGCCTTGATGAACCTTCCCCTCCTCAAAACGTTCTGCCTCCCCAAGTTTCCAGCGACCCCTCGGCCaatgctctctcttcctccatcccAGTGCTGCCACCTCCACCTCGACGATTGGCTGGAGGCCATGTCAGTCAGACAAGCAGTCCTAGTCACCAAGGAACTGCACAGTCCACAGCGCTCTCTTTGCTTGATGATGAGCTGCTATCCCTAG GATTAAATGATCCTCCCTCTGTTCCAAACAGACCAAAGCTGGATGAGTTATCCAGTCAGTGGACATCCTTACAG GCTCCTGAGCCAGCCGTGAGCTTGTTTGGCGCTGCATCAGCACCAGCCCCTGTGTTTCCACCTGTCCAAACATCTACAAACCTCACCACTGCCTCCACTCATGGCTTACAGGATCTCTCTATGCTGGATTTTGGAGGACTCAGGAG CGCGCCTGGCCAGGCCAGCTGTAGTTTTGGGATCTCAACAGCTGCCGGGTCCATGCCGCCGTCTCTAGCCGGCGTCTCTGGCCCGTCCACCAACCCCTTTCTCCAGAGGGGCGTGGCACCAGGGTCTCCTGCGTTGTCTCACACCAAGGCCCAGACTGCCAGCTCCATGCCAGGGAgtcctctcttttgttctctgtcccCTATGCACTCCTCCCTCCAGAGCAGCCCAGCCAGAGTCCCAGACACATCCCTGGCCAACGTGCATGTTCCACTGGATGCCATCAAACCCA GTAAAGTGCTGCCTGTGACAGCGTATGATAAAGATGGGGTACGTGTGTTGCTGCACTTTGCCACTGAATGTCCACCTGGGCGGCCAGATGTGCTTGTGATTGTGGTGTCCATGCTAAACACTGCACCACTGCCTGTGCAGAATGTGGTCCTACAGGCCGCTGTGCCCAAG TCTATGAAGGTGAAGCTACAACCTCCATCAGGAACAGAGCTGGCTGCCTTTAACCCCATCCTGCCCCCTGCCTCCATCACTCAGGTCATGCTGTTAGCTAACCCACTAAAG GAGAAGGTACGTCTGCGATATAAGTTAATGTTCCTGCTGGGAGAGAAGCAGTACTCTGAGGTTGGAGAGGTGGACCAGTTTCCTCCTGCAGAAAGATGGGGAAACCTATAG
- the nup85 gene encoding nuclear pore complex protein Nup85 isoform X2 has product MEEVDVEPNITLIPGVDFRHKHLGFVWGPGDIVVYETNYTEKGPGGSGRPAIHVVRKDEDIYSPILRKLFNESHHIFVDLQRIKKDLPSKNKKPQFVSISKNYRSVIRACMEELQQIAVSTQDDSLSTQYGNQISILLAVELIWNLCEVLFIDAAPAGTLLLHLLDWVRLHKVDVDVKAREILQSDSPTKHPAYWDLVISFVLQGRMDEARQVLMKQASLQPAARPMFSLMDNLLHKMPIFNPGGTQTLTEFDVKWRHWHEECDRCLQDSSFASNSHLETICKILVGDEDTLLEQKELLSTWYHFLVTRLLYTHPTVKPTDLHHYAQSCMHMFLGTRNALEPLDSILLAAFEFDLHQVIKDCSIALNNWWFVAHLTDLLDHCKLLQSHNLHFGSNLREFLVLEYASGLFTHHSLWQLAVDYFDHCPEFGRVYLELQIERVPLDTERKALKVLRICEQRQMTEQVRSICKIMAKRALRNSRLGSALSWSIRAKDAAFATLISERFLQDYCTRGSFSDLDLIDNLGPAMLLSDRLTFLGKYREFHKLYGEKQFTEAAKLLLSLMTAKIAPRSFWMTLLTDALPLLEQKEVIFSAEQTHELMFCLEELTSEKCDPNPDQPMQDEEVESTKIELLRLALARNLANAIVKEGTVEA; this is encoded by the exons TTGATCCCTGGAGTggatttcagacacaaacatcTGGGATTTGTGTGGGGCCCTGGAGATATCGTGGTCTATGAGACAAACTACACAGAAAAAG GACCTGGAGGGTCTGGTCGGCCCGCCATACATGTGGTGAGAAAAGACGAGGATATATACTCCCCAATCTTACGCAAACTTTTCAATGAGTCCCATCACATCTTTGTGGATCTACAGAGGATTAAAAAGGATCTACCCAGCAAGAACAAGAAACCACA aTTTGTCAGCATAAGCAAGAACTACAGGTCTGTGATAAGGGCTTGTATGGAAGAGCTCCAGCAGATTGCAG TGTCAACGCAGGACGATTCGTTATCTACACAGTATGGCAACCAG ATTTCCATTTTGCTTGCTGTGGAGCTCATTTGGAACCTGTGTGAGGTGCTTTTCATTGATGCCGCACCAG CCGGCACACTACTGCTTCACCTGCTGGACTGGGTGCGGCTGCATAAGGTGGATGTGGATGTCAAAGCCAGGGAGATTCTTCAGAGCGATAGCCCCACAAAACATCCAGCCTACTGGGATCTG gtAATCAGTTTTGTGCTCCAGGGAAGAATGGACGAGGCCAGGCAGGTGTTAATGAAGCAGGCATCTTTACAGCCTGCTGCCAGACCCATGTTTAGTCTTATGGACAACCTGCTACACAAAATGCCTATATTTAAT CCCGGCGGGACTCAGACGCTGACAGAGTTCGACGTTAAATGGAGACACTGGCACGAGGAGTGCGATCGCTGTCTCCAGGACAGCTCATTCGCTAGCAACAGTCACCTAGAGACAATCTGCAAG ATTCTGGTTGGGGATGAAGACACGCTGCTGGAACAGAAGGAACTGTTGAGTACCTGGTACCATTTCCTGGTAACCAGACTGCTCTATACTCACCCCACGGTTAAACCCACTGATCTTCATCACTACGCCCAG TCGTGCATGCACATGTTTCTGGGCACACGGAATGCTCTGGAACCCCTTGACAGCATCTTACTGGCTGCTTTTGAGTTTGACCTTCACCAAGTCATCAAAGACTGCAG cATTGCTCTCAACAACTGGTGGTTTGTGGCCCATTTGACAGACCTTTTGGACCACTGCAAATTACTGCAGTCTCACAATCTGCA tttTGGTTCCAACCTGAGGGAGTTTTTGGTGCTAGAGTACGCCTCTGGACTCTTCACACATCACAG TCTCTGGCAGCTGGCAGTGGATTACTTTGACCACTGTCCTGAGTTTGGGCGTGTGTATTTGGAGCTGCAAATCGAGCGAGTGCCGTTAGACACGGAACGCAAAGCGCTCAAAGTACTGCGAATCTGTGAGCAGCGACAAATGACCGAACAAG TGCGGAGTATCTGTAAGATCATGGCTAAGAGAGCTCTGAGGAACAGCCGGCTAGGTTCTGCTCTCTCCTGGAGTATCAGAGCAAAAGACGCAGCGTTCGCAACACTCATCTCAGAGAG GTTTCTGCAGGATTACTGCACGCGAGGTTCCTTCTCCGACCTGGACCTCATCGACAACCTGGGACCCGCCATGCTACTCAGTGACAGACTCACTTTCTTAG GAAAGTACCGCGAGTTCCACAAGCTTTATGGAGAGAAACAGTTCACTGAAGCGGCAAAACTTCTCCTGTCTCTGATGACAGCCAAAATCGCCCCCCGCAGTTTCTGGATGACCCTGCTGACTGACGCCTTGCCTTTACTGGAACAGAAAGAG GTGATCTTCTCAGCAGAGCAGACACATGAGTTAATGTTCTGTCTAGAGGAGCTGACCTCAGAGAAGTGCGACCCCAACCCTGATCAACCAatgcag GATGAAGAGGTGGAGTCCACAAAGATTGAACTGTTGCGACTGGCGCTGGCCCGTAACCTAGCCAACGCCATCGTGAAAGAAGGGACGGTGgaagcctga
- the nup85 gene encoding nuclear pore complex protein Nup85 isoform X1, with the protein MEEVDVEPNITLIPGVDFRHKHLGFVWGPGDIVVYETNYTEKGGGPGGSGRPAIHVVRKDEDIYSPILRKLFNESHHIFVDLQRIKKDLPSKNKKPQFVSISKNYRSVIRACMEELQQIAVSTQDDSLSTQYGNQISILLAVELIWNLCEVLFIDAAPAGTLLLHLLDWVRLHKVDVDVKAREILQSDSPTKHPAYWDLVISFVLQGRMDEARQVLMKQASLQPAARPMFSLMDNLLHKMPIFNPGGTQTLTEFDVKWRHWHEECDRCLQDSSFASNSHLETICKILVGDEDTLLEQKELLSTWYHFLVTRLLYTHPTVKPTDLHHYAQSCMHMFLGTRNALEPLDSILLAAFEFDLHQVIKDCSIALNNWWFVAHLTDLLDHCKLLQSHNLHFGSNLREFLVLEYASGLFTHHSLWQLAVDYFDHCPEFGRVYLELQIERVPLDTERKALKVLRICEQRQMTEQVRSICKIMAKRALRNSRLGSALSWSIRAKDAAFATLISERFLQDYCTRGSFSDLDLIDNLGPAMLLSDRLTFLGKYREFHKLYGEKQFTEAAKLLLSLMTAKIAPRSFWMTLLTDALPLLEQKEVIFSAEQTHELMFCLEELTSEKCDPNPDQPMQDEEVESTKIELLRLALARNLANAIVKEGTVEA; encoded by the exons TTGATCCCTGGAGTggatttcagacacaaacatcTGGGATTTGTGTGGGGCCCTGGAGATATCGTGGTCTATGAGACAAACTACACAGAAAAAG GTGGAGGACCTGGAGGGTCTGGTCGGCCCGCCATACATGTGGTGAGAAAAGACGAGGATATATACTCCCCAATCTTACGCAAACTTTTCAATGAGTCCCATCACATCTTTGTGGATCTACAGAGGATTAAAAAGGATCTACCCAGCAAGAACAAGAAACCACA aTTTGTCAGCATAAGCAAGAACTACAGGTCTGTGATAAGGGCTTGTATGGAAGAGCTCCAGCAGATTGCAG TGTCAACGCAGGACGATTCGTTATCTACACAGTATGGCAACCAG ATTTCCATTTTGCTTGCTGTGGAGCTCATTTGGAACCTGTGTGAGGTGCTTTTCATTGATGCCGCACCAG CCGGCACACTACTGCTTCACCTGCTGGACTGGGTGCGGCTGCATAAGGTGGATGTGGATGTCAAAGCCAGGGAGATTCTTCAGAGCGATAGCCCCACAAAACATCCAGCCTACTGGGATCTG gtAATCAGTTTTGTGCTCCAGGGAAGAATGGACGAGGCCAGGCAGGTGTTAATGAAGCAGGCATCTTTACAGCCTGCTGCCAGACCCATGTTTAGTCTTATGGACAACCTGCTACACAAAATGCCTATATTTAAT CCCGGCGGGACTCAGACGCTGACAGAGTTCGACGTTAAATGGAGACACTGGCACGAGGAGTGCGATCGCTGTCTCCAGGACAGCTCATTCGCTAGCAACAGTCACCTAGAGACAATCTGCAAG ATTCTGGTTGGGGATGAAGACACGCTGCTGGAACAGAAGGAACTGTTGAGTACCTGGTACCATTTCCTGGTAACCAGACTGCTCTATACTCACCCCACGGTTAAACCCACTGATCTTCATCACTACGCCCAG TCGTGCATGCACATGTTTCTGGGCACACGGAATGCTCTGGAACCCCTTGACAGCATCTTACTGGCTGCTTTTGAGTTTGACCTTCACCAAGTCATCAAAGACTGCAG cATTGCTCTCAACAACTGGTGGTTTGTGGCCCATTTGACAGACCTTTTGGACCACTGCAAATTACTGCAGTCTCACAATCTGCA tttTGGTTCCAACCTGAGGGAGTTTTTGGTGCTAGAGTACGCCTCTGGACTCTTCACACATCACAG TCTCTGGCAGCTGGCAGTGGATTACTTTGACCACTGTCCTGAGTTTGGGCGTGTGTATTTGGAGCTGCAAATCGAGCGAGTGCCGTTAGACACGGAACGCAAAGCGCTCAAAGTACTGCGAATCTGTGAGCAGCGACAAATGACCGAACAAG TGCGGAGTATCTGTAAGATCATGGCTAAGAGAGCTCTGAGGAACAGCCGGCTAGGTTCTGCTCTCTCCTGGAGTATCAGAGCAAAAGACGCAGCGTTCGCAACACTCATCTCAGAGAG GTTTCTGCAGGATTACTGCACGCGAGGTTCCTTCTCCGACCTGGACCTCATCGACAACCTGGGACCCGCCATGCTACTCAGTGACAGACTCACTTTCTTAG GAAAGTACCGCGAGTTCCACAAGCTTTATGGAGAGAAACAGTTCACTGAAGCGGCAAAACTTCTCCTGTCTCTGATGACAGCCAAAATCGCCCCCCGCAGTTTCTGGATGACCCTGCTGACTGACGCCTTGCCTTTACTGGAACAGAAAGAG GTGATCTTCTCAGCAGAGCAGACACATGAGTTAATGTTCTGTCTAGAGGAGCTGACCTCAGAGAAGTGCGACCCCAACCCTGATCAACCAatgcag GATGAAGAGGTGGAGTCCACAAAGATTGAACTGTTGCGACTGGCGCTGGCCCGTAACCTAGCCAACGCCATCGTGAAAGAAGGGACGGTGgaagcctga